One window of the Paenibacillus beijingensis genome contains the following:
- the yidC gene encoding membrane protein insertase YidC: MKRNDGIHTGTRRLLPQFDNINPALKIIAAALVLLLLGGCGTSGAIDASTPGFFNHYVIYPFSYLILQLAVLCGGSYGLALIVLTVAVKLLLLPFMLRQYKGQQEMKRKQALMQPELDQLKLKYKPDKAEDRLKLQEETLKLHKKHGYDPLAVGCLPMLLQLPILSGLYYAIRLTPELSSHSFLWFQLGHTDIIMPFIAAAVYFVQVKVSQSGTSTEMEGMQRQLARLSYLSPVMMAVFSFTAPAALPLYWAVGGIFVILQTLLAQRLYPALAAEAAAQKAG, encoded by the coding sequence ATGAAACGAAACGATGGAATTCACACCGGAACACGCCGGCTTCTGCCGCAGTTTGACAACATTAACCCCGCGCTCAAAATAATCGCTGCCGCACTTGTGCTGCTGCTGCTCGGAGGATGCGGAACAAGCGGCGCGATCGACGCGTCGACGCCGGGATTTTTCAACCATTATGTCATTTACCCTTTTTCATATTTAATTCTTCAGCTTGCCGTTCTGTGCGGCGGCAGCTACGGTCTCGCCCTGATCGTGCTGACGGTTGCCGTGAAGCTGCTGCTGCTGCCGTTCATGCTGCGCCAATACAAGGGACAGCAGGAAATGAAGCGCAAACAGGCGCTGATGCAGCCGGAGCTGGACCAGCTAAAGCTGAAGTATAAGCCGGACAAAGCCGAAGACCGGCTGAAGCTGCAGGAGGAGACTCTGAAGCTGCACAAGAAGCACGGCTACGATCCGCTGGCGGTCGGCTGCCTGCCGATGCTCCTTCAGCTCCCGATCTTATCGGGCCTGTATTACGCCATCCGGTTGACGCCCGAGCTGTCGTCGCATTCGTTTCTGTGGTTCCAGCTCGGACATACGGATATCATCATGCCGTTCATTGCCGCCGCCGTCTATTTCGTGCAGGTTAAAGTTTCCCAGTCCGGCACAAGTACGGAAATGGAAGGCATGCAGCGGCAGCTCGCCAGGCTGTCGTACTTGTCGCCGGTCATGATGGCGGTGTTCTCCTTCACGGCCCCGGCCGCGCTTCCGCTCTATTGGGCGGTCGGCGGAATCTTCGTCATTTTGCAGACGTTATTGGCGCAGCGGCTGTATCCTGCGCTTGCTGCCGAAGCCGCAGCGCAGAAGGCCGGCTAA